The following proteins are co-located in the Desulfobulbaceae bacterium genome:
- a CDS encoding response regulator, with protein MNNILLVDDEDSIHLLYREELEDDGYTVHSAFTGQEALTKLTQIDVDLVILDINMPGMNGLEALRRIKEINPTLPVILSSAYQEFKQDLSSWASDEYLVKSANLDELKAAVKRHLPLK; from the coding sequence ATGAACAACATTCTACTTGTTGACGACGAAGATTCTATCCACCTGTTATACCGCGAAGAATTAGAAGATGATGGGTATACAGTCCATTCCGCTTTCACCGGCCAGGAGGCCCTGACCAAACTAACCCAAATCGACGTTGACCTTGTCATTCTTGACATCAACATGCCGGGCATGAACGGTCTTGAGGCCCTTCGCCGTATCAAAGAGATCAATCCCACACTGCCAGTTATTTTAAGTTCGGCATATCAGGAATTTAAACAGGACTTATCTTCCTGGGCATCAGATGAATATCTGGTCAAATCTGCCAATCTCGACGAACTCAAAGCTGCAGTAAAACGGCACCTGCCTCTGAAATGA
- the galT gene encoding galactose-1-phosphate uridylyltransferase — protein sequence MPELRKDPILGRWIIISKERGKRPTDFIVEPTNTRGGFCPLCPGNEKTTPAEVLRYGTPQASNSPGWNLRVVPNKYPALVIEGNLDKAGEGLYDKMNGIGAHEVIIETPNHEESFTYLSVDRMAQVFFAFRDRLIDLAYDPRFRYVMVFKNFGRAAGASLEHSHSQLVALPILPRMIVSELEGSLAYYKYKERCIFCDIINQERRDQVRIVCENERFIAIAPFAPRSPFEMWILPTQHLSSYISMDNRSYELLASIFSEALRRLDACIPNAPYNFVLHTSPLRSEPLDHFHWHFEIVPKLTQIAGFEWGSGFYINPTPPEEAAKYLREVTLG from the coding sequence ATGCCTGAACTTCGCAAAGACCCTATCCTTGGCCGATGGATAATAATTTCCAAGGAACGGGGCAAGAGGCCCACCGACTTTATTGTCGAACCGACAAACACCAGGGGCGGGTTCTGCCCCCTCTGTCCCGGCAACGAAAAGACCACTCCGGCTGAAGTGCTACGCTACGGCACTCCACAGGCGTCCAATTCACCGGGCTGGAACCTGCGGGTGGTACCCAACAAATACCCGGCCTTGGTTATTGAAGGGAACCTTGATAAGGCCGGCGAGGGGCTTTACGACAAGATGAACGGGATCGGGGCTCATGAAGTCATCATTGAGACCCCGAACCATGAGGAATCTTTTACCTACTTGTCTGTAGACCGTATGGCCCAAGTCTTCTTTGCCTTCCGTGACCGGTTGATTGACCTGGCCTACGATCCCAGGTTCCGGTATGTGATGGTTTTTAAAAACTTTGGGCGTGCCGCTGGGGCATCACTGGAACACTCCCACTCCCAACTCGTCGCCCTACCCATCCTCCCACGGATGATTGTCTCAGAATTAGAGGGTAGCCTTGCCTACTATAAGTACAAGGAACGCTGCATATTCTGTGACATTATCAACCAGGAACGCCGCGACCAAGTTAGGATCGTCTGCGAAAATGAGCGATTCATCGCCATTGCACCATTCGCCCCCCGTTCACCATTTGAAATGTGGATACTTCCTACCCAGCACTTGTCCTCCTATATTTCAATGGACAATCGCTCATACGAACTTCTGGCATCTATTTTTTCTGAGGCACTGCGCCGGCTAGACGCATGCATCCCCAACGCGCCATATAATTTCGTCCTGCATACCTCCCCGTTGCGATCAGAACCCCTGGATCATTTTCACTGGCATTTTGAAATCGTACCAAAATTGACCCAGATTGCCGGATTTGAATGGGGTTCAGGGTTTTATATTAACCCCACCCCCCCGGAAGAGGCAGCAAAATATCTTCGAGAAGTAACCCTCGGCTGA
- the dksA gene encoding RNA polymerase-binding protein DksA, with amino-acid sequence MEREKLQYFRRKLEEMSAELLSEADKTLSDMTVQSDNYPDPTDRASAESDRSFELRIRDRERKLQAKIKEAILRIDDESYGICEACGDDITTERLDARPVTTLCIECKTKQEDHEKAHAG; translated from the coding sequence ATGGAAAGAGAAAAGTTACAGTATTTCAGAAGGAAACTGGAAGAGATGAGCGCCGAACTTTTATCAGAGGCCGACAAAACACTCTCAGACATGACGGTCCAAAGCGATAACTACCCTGACCCAACTGATCGAGCATCTGCCGAGTCGGACCGCAGCTTTGAACTCCGGATTCGTGATCGTGAGAGAAAGCTTCAAGCCAAGATCAAGGAAGCCATCTTGCGGATTGACGACGAGAGCTATGGTATCTGCGAAGCTTGTGGTGATGATATCACTACAGAAAGATTGGACGCACGTCCTGTGACCACTCTTTGCATCGAGTGCAAAACCAAGCAGGAAGACCACGAAAAAGCCCATGCAGGTTGA
- the moaC gene encoding cyclic pyranopterin monophosphate synthase MoaC: MTDNRTNLRLSHFDQAGNAIMVDVSAKEDTFREAVASGRIVMSQAVYAMVRNGEIAKGDVLGVARLAGIMAAKKVDQLIPLAHPLNITKAEINFNFDDSSSAITISAIVKITGKTGVEMEALTAVSIAALTIYDMCKAADKGMVISEIKLVKKTGGKSGTFHADP, from the coding sequence ATGACAGACAATCGCACCAATCTCCGCCTCTCTCATTTTGATCAGGCCGGAAATGCCATCATGGTGGATGTATCGGCAAAAGAGGATACCTTCCGCGAAGCGGTAGCATCCGGGCGTATTGTTATGTCGCAAGCTGTATATGCGATGGTGCGCAATGGAGAGATTGCAAAAGGTGATGTCCTAGGTGTTGCCCGTCTGGCCGGAATCATGGCTGCAAAAAAGGTGGATCAACTGATCCCCCTGGCGCACCCCTTAAACATCACCAAAGCCGAAATCAATTTTAATTTTGATGACTCCAGTTCAGCTATTACCATTTCAGCCATAGTCAAGATTACCGGCAAGACAGGAGTTGAGATGGAAGCGCTGACCGCTGTCAGCATTGCAGCATTAACCATCTACGATATGTGCAAGGCGGCAGACAAGGGAATGGTCATCAGTGAAATCAAGCTTGTGAAAAAAACTGGCGGAAAAAGCGGGACATTTCACGCCGACCCATGA
- the dnaJ gene encoding molecular chaperone DnaJ — MSYYETLGVSSSASAEEIKKGYRKMAMKYHPDRNPGDKAAEDKFKAAAEAYEVLGDPEKRQIYDRYGKEGLTNRGYHGPGNAEDIFSNFGDIFEDLFGFGGGGQRRQKNGPIPGSDLRYDLSISFMEAIHGVNKEIDITKPETCWTCEGTGLRPGYQSKTCSSCNGRGQVLRAQGFFRLSTTCPQCQGAGEIITDPCQDCGGNGLINKKKKVSLKIPAGVDTGARMRLQGEGQGGRKGGHAGDLYVILHVDAHELFERNGEDIFYTLPISMVQATLGATIDILTVHGTKPIAIAKGTQTNDTFTLKGEGVPSLRGHGRGNMTVIFKVLTPTGLTKKQEELLREFAGDEENDQKNKPEEEGFFQKLFH, encoded by the coding sequence ATGAGCTATTACGAGACGTTGGGAGTTTCCTCCTCAGCCTCTGCAGAAGAGATCAAAAAAGGCTATCGCAAGATGGCCATGAAGTATCACCCCGACCGCAACCCCGGTGACAAAGCGGCTGAAGATAAGTTCAAAGCAGCAGCCGAGGCTTACGAGGTTCTGGGAGACCCAGAAAAGCGCCAAATTTATGACCGTTACGGCAAAGAAGGTCTGACAAATCGGGGCTATCATGGACCGGGCAATGCCGAAGATATCTTTTCAAATTTTGGCGACATCTTTGAAGACCTCTTTGGGTTTGGCGGTGGCGGCCAGCGCAGACAAAAAAATGGCCCCATTCCCGGTTCGGATCTTCGTTATGACCTGTCAATTTCTTTCATGGAAGCAATTCACGGGGTTAACAAAGAGATCGACATCACCAAACCAGAAACATGCTGGACCTGTGAAGGGACAGGGCTTCGCCCAGGTTATCAGAGCAAGACCTGTTCGTCGTGCAATGGTCGAGGACAAGTCCTGCGAGCGCAAGGCTTCTTTCGGCTGAGCACAACCTGCCCGCAATGCCAAGGAGCCGGAGAAATCATCACCGACCCATGCCAGGATTGTGGCGGCAACGGACTGATCAACAAAAAGAAAAAAGTATCTCTCAAGATCCCGGCAGGAGTGGATACCGGCGCCAGGATGCGCTTACAAGGCGAGGGACAGGGCGGAAGGAAGGGTGGCCACGCAGGCGACCTCTATGTCATCCTTCATGTCGACGCCCATGAACTCTTTGAGAGAAACGGCGAGGATATTTTTTACACCCTCCCTATCTCCATGGTTCAAGCGACACTAGGGGCTACGATCGACATCCTCACTGTTCACGGAACAAAACCCATCGCTATCGCCAAGGGAACACAGACAAACGATACCTTCACCCTCAAAGGTGAAGGCGTTCCCAGCCTCAGGGGTCATGGCCGCGGCAACATGACAGTCATTTTCAAAGTGCTTACCCCTACCGGCCTCACTAAAAAGCAGGAAGAACTGTTGCGGGAGTTTGCCGGGGATGAGGAAAATGATCAAAAAAATAAACCCGAGGAAGAAGGGTTTTTTCAGAAACTTTTCCACTGA
- a CDS encoding DNA-directed RNA polymerase subunit omega produces MARITVEDCLKQVGSENRFALIHLALARLHQHRTGMPYLVEGKNKEVVMTLREIAAGKVTAESIKQLAEKAKQKAKEEVASPEDDTAAK; encoded by the coding sequence ATGGCACGCATAACGGTTGAAGATTGTCTCAAACAAGTCGGCAGTGAAAACAGATTCGCCCTGATCCACCTGGCCCTTGCCAGACTGCATCAACACCGGACCGGGATGCCCTATCTGGTTGAAGGAAAAAACAAAGAGGTTGTCATGACCCTACGGGAAATTGCCGCGGGAAAAGTGACCGCCGAAAGCATCAAACAACTTGCAGAAAAAGCAAAGCAAAAAGCCAAGGAGGAAGTGGCCAGCCCCGAGGATGATACGGCCGCTAAGTGA
- a CDS encoding adenylosuccinate synthase yields MANVVIIGTQWGDEGKGKIVDLLTGYADYVVRFQGGNNAGHTLVVEGKKFVFHLIPSGILYENKKCFIGNGVVLDPGVLLQEMHSLDANGMRVTPQRLAISENCHLIMPYHRMLDQASEAGMQQGKKIGTTGRGIGPCYGDKILRKGIKLGELRDSDLFRDKLKDNLAEKKSSLGDAASPLDLEAIYAEFMGYAEQLAPYIDNVSVALDLGRKAGKHILFEGAQGTQLDIDHGTYPFVTSSNTVAGNACTGSGFGPSHIDAVIGILKAYTTRVGEGPFPTELFDTTGDQLQEKGGEFGATTGRKRRCGWLDAVIAQEAVRLNGVTGLAITKLDVLSGQKTLKIATSYEADGNRYTAMPGNIRVTSRLNPLYEEVQGWQEEIDQAVNVDDLPQKARDYIKRIEDLTEIPAYIVSVGPGREQTMLLKNPFQN; encoded by the coding sequence ATGGCCAATGTGGTAATTATAGGCACCCAATGGGGTGACGAGGGAAAAGGAAAGATCGTCGATCTGTTGACAGGTTATGCCGATTACGTTGTCCGTTTTCAGGGGGGCAACAACGCTGGCCACACTTTAGTCGTCGAGGGGAAAAAATTTGTCTTCCACCTGATTCCATCCGGCATTCTTTACGAAAATAAGAAATGCTTCATTGGCAACGGTGTGGTCCTTGACCCCGGTGTCCTCTTACAGGAAATGCACAGCCTAGACGCCAACGGAATGCGGGTTACTCCACAGCGACTGGCTATCAGTGAAAACTGCCATCTAATCATGCCATACCACAGGATGCTGGATCAAGCGTCAGAGGCCGGGATGCAGCAGGGGAAAAAAATCGGCACAACCGGACGGGGAATCGGACCTTGTTATGGCGATAAGATCCTGCGCAAGGGGATCAAACTTGGTGAACTTCGGGACAGCGACCTCTTCCGCGACAAACTTAAAGACAACCTTGCCGAAAAGAAATCATCCCTGGGAGACGCCGCCTCGCCACTGGACCTGGAGGCGATTTATGCCGAGTTCATGGGTTACGCAGAACAACTCGCTCCCTACATTGACAACGTCTCCGTGGCTCTCGACCTGGGACGAAAGGCCGGCAAGCACATTTTGTTTGAGGGCGCTCAAGGAACACAGCTGGACATCGATCACGGGACCTATCCCTTTGTCACCTCATCAAACACAGTAGCGGGCAACGCCTGCACTGGCTCCGGTTTTGGCCCATCCCACATCGACGCTGTAATTGGAATCCTCAAAGCGTATACCACCAGGGTTGGCGAGGGCCCCTTCCCAACCGAACTGTTTGATACGACAGGGGATCAACTCCAAGAAAAAGGCGGGGAGTTCGGCGCCACTACCGGCCGAAAACGTCGCTGTGGATGGCTGGATGCGGTCATTGCTCAAGAGGCGGTTCGCTTAAACGGCGTCACCGGTCTGGCCATCACCAAACTTGATGTCTTAAGCGGCCAGAAGACATTAAAAATTGCCACTTCCTACGAGGCAGATGGCAATCGTTATACTGCCATGCCCGGAAACATCCGAGTCACCAGTCGACTGAACCCCCTGTACGAAGAGGTTCAAGGCTGGCAGGAGGAAATTGATCAGGCAGTGAACGTGGATGACCTCCCCCAGAAAGCCCGGGACTATATCAAACGCATTGAAGACCTGACCGAGATACCCGCGTATATCGTCTCCGTCGGACCAGGCCGCGAGCAGACCATGCTCCTGAAAAATCCCTTTCAGAACTAA
- a CDS encoding twin-arginine translocase TatA/TatE family subunit, with translation MFGIGLPELILIMAVALIVVGPEKLPELAKTLARQVIELKRATNALKDSLQDEDDKPAWEKVTPERPQIAEFTPLATPMRSFDHAGESSGPEAQASSVSEDALSKGIRDDAVTL, from the coding sequence ATGTTTGGAATCGGTCTTCCTGAGTTGATCTTGATCATGGCGGTCGCGCTTATTGTCGTGGGCCCGGAGAAATTACCTGAACTCGCCAAAACGCTGGCCCGGCAGGTGATTGAATTGAAACGGGCTACCAATGCCCTGAAAGACAGCCTTCAGGACGAAGACGACAAACCCGCCTGGGAGAAGGTCACGCCCGAGCGGCCACAGATTGCCGAATTTACTCCCCTTGCCACGCCTATGAGGTCCTTTGATCACGCGGGGGAGTCCTCTGGCCCAGAAGCACAAGCATCCTCTGTGTCTGAAGACGCCTTGTCCAAGGGAATCCGCGATGATGCTGTCACTCTTTGA
- the tatC gene encoding twin-arginine translocase subunit TatC, with protein MMLSLFDHCGSHLKELRRRVLVSMVAIVVCSSVAYAFAEPLSEFFIAPLLRVSPELTHLVYTNLTEAFFSYMKLAVLVGITASSPILIHQAWRFVSPGLHAHEKSAVFTVVLLASLLFLAGAAFAYWIVLPRALSFLMGFARADLTPMPKFGEYLTFIARTGLAFGLAFEIPFLMAAAVKTGLVGVDHFVQKRLYFYLGLLGLAFVLAAGDPFSAILLAIPLGGLYEVGALVGRAIA; from the coding sequence ATGATGCTGTCACTCTTTGATCACTGCGGCTCTCACCTTAAAGAACTTCGCCGTCGGGTGCTAGTCTCCATGGTGGCAATCGTGGTGTGCAGCAGTGTTGCTTACGCCTTTGCCGAACCCTTATCCGAGTTCTTCATTGCCCCGCTGTTGCGGGTCAGCCCCGAGTTGACCCACTTGGTTTATACCAATTTGACGGAAGCTTTTTTCTCCTATATGAAACTGGCGGTATTGGTGGGAATCACAGCCAGCTCCCCGATCCTTATCCATCAGGCATGGCGATTTGTCTCTCCCGGCCTCCATGCCCATGAAAAATCCGCAGTATTTACTGTGGTTCTGCTTGCAAGCCTTCTTTTTCTGGCTGGCGCCGCTTTTGCTTATTGGATTGTCCTGCCCCGGGCGCTCTCTTTTCTGATGGGTTTCGCGCGGGCAGACCTGACGCCTATGCCTAAGTTCGGGGAATATTTGACCTTTATAGCCCGAACGGGATTGGCCTTCGGCTTAGCCTTCGAGATCCCTTTTTTGATGGCCGCCGCTGTTAAAACCGGTCTGGTCGGTGTGGATCATTTTGTTCAGAAGCGCCTGTACTTTTATTTAGGTCTTCTCGGGCTGGCATTTGTCCTGGCGGCAGGGGATCCTTTTTCCGCGATTCTTCTGGCCATCCCCTTAGGCGGGCTTTATGAGGTGGGAGCTTTGGTTGGCCGTGCCATAGCGTAA
- the msrB gene encoding peptide-methionine (R)-S-oxide reductase MsrB — protein MQTLTFWLSVIFIFGCALASFPAEARTVETATFAGGCFWCMEKPFEALPGVISVTSGYSGGSTAKPNYETYAVGGHLEVVQVAFDPAIVSYPQLLDLFWRQVDPTDPDGQFVDRGLSYTSAIFFHSESQRQEAERSKDELAKSGRFSKSIVTKIMAASPFYPAEEYHQDYYKKNPLRYRFYRNGSGRDQFLEKIWSAEANAAAAPAADLKKRLSPMQYRVTQEDGTEPAFDNEYWDNKKAGVYVDVVSGEPLFLSVDKYDSGTGWPSFSKPLSDDTVIEHQDRSWFSVRTEVRSKKANSHLGHVFNDGPATTGLRYCINSAALRFVSVERMAEEGYGDLLKYFTP, from the coding sequence ATGCAAACATTAACTTTCTGGTTAAGTGTTATCTTCATTTTTGGCTGTGCTCTGGCATCTTTTCCGGCAGAAGCGCGGACAGTTGAAACCGCGACATTCGCGGGGGGGTGTTTTTGGTGTATGGAGAAACCCTTCGAGGCGCTCCCAGGTGTTATTTCGGTCACTTCAGGATACTCTGGAGGTTCGACGGCTAAGCCCAATTACGAGACGTATGCCGTGGGTGGGCATCTTGAGGTGGTTCAGGTAGCTTTTGATCCGGCAATAGTGTCGTATCCGCAGTTGCTTGACCTTTTCTGGCGTCAGGTGGATCCTACCGATCCCGATGGTCAGTTTGTCGACCGGGGCCTGTCCTACACCAGTGCAATTTTTTTTCATAGCGAGTCCCAGCGTCAGGAGGCCGAACGATCCAAGGATGAACTTGCGAAAAGTGGCCGATTCAGTAAGTCGATTGTGACTAAAATTATGGCAGCGAGCCCATTTTATCCGGCGGAAGAGTACCATCAGGATTATTATAAAAAAAATCCTCTCCGTTATCGGTTTTACCGGAATGGCTCAGGTCGTGATCAGTTTTTGGAAAAGATCTGGTCTGCTGAGGCCAACGCAGCGGCTGCTCCTGCCGCCGATCTGAAAAAACGGCTTTCTCCCATGCAGTATCGGGTTACCCAGGAGGATGGGACTGAACCTGCCTTTGATAACGAGTACTGGGATAACAAAAAAGCTGGAGTGTATGTCGATGTCGTCTCTGGAGAGCCGCTGTTTCTGTCTGTGGACAAGTATGATTCGGGAACGGGTTGGCCCAGTTTCAGCAAGCCCCTATCCGATGACACGGTCATTGAACACCAGGATCGGAGTTGGTTTTCGGTTCGCACAGAGGTTCGCAGTAAGAAGGCTAATTCTCATCTTGGCCATGTCTTTAATGATGGCCCAGCCACGACTGGTCTTCGTTATTGCATCAACTCAGCCGCTCTCCGTTTTGTCTCGGTAGAGCGCATGGCAGAAGAAGGCTATGGCGACTTACTCAAGTACTTCACCCCTTGA